From Mobula birostris isolate sMobBir1 chromosome 8, sMobBir1.hap1, whole genome shotgun sequence, the proteins below share one genomic window:
- the LOC140201097 gene encoding uncharacterized protein produces the protein MEEDVERMFEERALPHLVQSLGALLKVVRTALSSPPGGQELDVDGIQQQVELASKGAKLAVGHAQEASEQMDQVCEKATAQYGQLSTQRREKSAALQELQTKVRQMESEKELAAGRLQAATVSLRQAEDALRSARAKAGEKQTGRDVGIGLSFLLPCVGIPMAVAFEKERQLSKSQVEVAADDSSQLRSSVSKDEQLLERLGGELPELQAQAQQLEMELSEIAGAEQELKERRGQLSEAQAHLRASFHQLGGLQGKVGALNLQCQNLYSLRPLLPPLEEAILQSLMLPNQPPFTQASLQRLMGDLKTLQPRLKTLHLSQDSDEYLK, from the exons ATGGAGgaggatgtggagcggatgtttgaGGAGCGTGCGCTGCCCCATCTGGTGCAGAGCCTGGGCGCACTGCTGAAAGTGGTGCGGACTGCACTCAGCAGCCCTCCTGGCGGCCAGGAGCTGGATGTGGACGGGATCCAGCAGCAGGTGGAGTTGGCCAGCAAGGGGGCCAAGCTGGCAGTCGGCCACGCACAGGAGGCGTCCGAGCAGATGGACCAGGTGTGCGAGAAGGCAACGGCGCAGTACGGTCAGCTGAGCACCCAGCGCCGGGAAAAGAGCGCGGCTCTGCAGGAGCTCCAGACCAAGGTGCGGCAGATGGAGAGCGAGAAGGAGCTGGCTGCCGGCCGGCTGCAGGCTGCCACTGTCTCCCTGCGCCAGGCCGAGGACGCACTGCGTTCGGCTCGCGCCAAGGCCGGAGAGAAGCAGACTGGGCGAGACGTCGGCATTGGGCTCAGCTTTCTGCTGCCCTGTGTGG GGATCCCGATGGCTGTGGCCTTTGAGAAGGAGCGCCAGTTGAGCAAGTCGCAGGTGGAGGTGGCAGCGGACGACAGCTCCCAGCTCCGCTCCAGCGTCTCCAAGGACGAGCAGCTGCTCGAGCGGCTGGGTGGGGAGCTGCCTGAGCTGCAGGCCCAGGCCCAGCAGCTCGAGATGGAGCTCAGCGAGATTGCGGGGGCTGAGCAGGAACTGAAGGAGCGGCGGGGGCAGCTGTCTGAGGCCCAGGCCCACCTGCGCGCCTCCTTCCACCAGCTGGGTGGTCTGCAGGGGAAGGTTGGCGCACTGAACCTGCAGTGCCAGAACCTCTACAGCCTGAGGCCTTTGTTGCCGCCACTCGAGGAGGCCATTCTCCAGAGCCTGATGCTGCCCAACCAGCCCCCCTTCACCCAAGCCTCCCtgcagaggctgatgggagaCCTGAAGACCCTTCAGCCCCGGCTCAAGACCCTGCATCTATCACAGGACAGTGACGAGTACCTGAAGTGA